A region of the Mugil cephalus isolate CIBA_MC_2020 chromosome 23, CIBA_Mcephalus_1.1, whole genome shotgun sequence genome:
ctcagTTAAACCTTGTGGTCTTTCCTGCAGCGACGCGCCGTCACTCCCGTTCTACCAGCGCCCTGTCGTCTGCAGAGTGCTACTCAGGTGACCAGTCTGAGGGTTCAGGTTCATCATGAAGCTTTGAAACATGAATCATCTCAATCATTTATGTGGATAAAAGACAGTTTAGTGCACGGCTCAGTCTTTGTTCAGTTCATCTCCTTCACCTGCAGGGGGCGATGCTGACCCTCAGTCCCACACTCATTCCCTTTATGTTGCTCTGATGGTTTCGGCTCTGCAGGACGTTTATGTCTTCATGTTTTGCCGGCTGCTCACACCTGTTTTGTTCACATTATGCTCACTGCTCCATTCAGGTTGGATCTGGTTTAAAGACCATTGGCCACCGTTGTTTCCTATTACGTTACACCTGAGAGTGTTTTTGAACAGAACCCAACCTGGAGAATAGAAGTAGACGAGTCGTGTCATGTGATGTCTGCTGGTCTCACTCCCTCTGCTGACCTCTCCTCAGACCGACTGTCCCATCAGGCTCGGATCTCGGCCTCCGTTAACGCCATGAGGATCCTGAACACCGGCACAGAGGTGGAGGCTGCCGTCGCTGACGCTCTGGTAAGACCTGACTTCTGAGACCAGCTAGAGAGACGTTGGTGTGGTCCTGCACTAACTCCCTCCATGtgtgctctttctctctggGCTCCAGCTCTTAGGAGACTCGAGGAATAAGGTACAAACAGAGTTGATGCATGCAGCCTGACCCTGGATGAGTGTGCAGGTGCAGATGCACTGGTTTGCTCTGCTGTTTGCAGGAATGTTGTCTAGCCCAGACTAACGACCTACCCACCAAACATAACCTCCTCCATCTTCACATCACACCTGCATGACCGTGTAGCTGCATGCTAGGTCTCCTCAGACCCCTCCCCGTGTGAACACCTGTCCTCCCTGTGTGTCCTATCTGACTCAGCGGAGGCCCGTGAGGCGGCGCTTTGAGTCTCCAGGCATGTACTCTGACGACGACGCCAACAGTGACGCCTCCAGCGCCTGCTCCGAGCGCTCCTACAGCTCACGCAATGGCGCCATGGCTCCACACTACCTGCGCCAGACGGAGGACGTGGCCGAGGTCCTGAACCACTGCGCCAGCGCCAACTGGtctgagaggaaggagggactGGTGGGGCTGCAGAACCTGCTCAAGGGCCAGAGGATGCTCAGGTGGGACAGTAACCTTCAGGCTGGTTCCAGTCACAGtcagaacaataataataataataataaatgtgctgCCTGTGTCTCTGTCAGTCGGGTGGAGCTCAAGAGACTGTGTGAGATCTTCACCAGGATGTTTGCAGACCCTCACAGTAAGGTACTGACCCGCTGTATGCCTCGCACATCACCCCCGTTCAGCACACGCTCAGGAGACAGGAGTTTAACTACAGGTCACAGGCCGGACTAACTACAGGTCACAGGCCAGACTAACTACAGGCCGGACTAACTACAGGCCAGACTAACTATAGGCCGGACTAACTACAGGTCAGACTAACTACAGCTCAGACTAACTACAGGTCAGACTAACTACAGGCCAGACTAACTACAGCTCAGACTAACTACAAGTCATAGGCCAGACTAACTACAGGTCAGACTAACTACAGGTCACAGGCCAGACTAACTACAGGCCAGACTAACTACAGGTCAGACTAACTACAGGTCAGACTAACTACAGGTCACAGGTCAGACTAACTACAGCTCAGACTAACTACAGGTCAGACTAACTACAGGTCACAGGTCAGACTAACTACAGGTCAGACTAACTACAGCTCAGACTAACTACAGCTCAGACTAACTACAGGTCAGACTAACTACAGGTCACAGGTCAGACTAACTACAGCTCAGACTAACTACAGCTCAGACTAACTACAGGTCAGACTAACCACAGGTCAGACTaacggtgtgttttttttgttgcatgctTCGTCGTTGCTGTGAACAAACTCCAGAGAGTAAGTGTTTCCTCGCTCCGTCCTGTCTGGTGTCAACTCACTGCTCAAAACATTCCTACTCAAACTCCCTGGTCTCTggctcatctcctcctcctcctcctcctgctcctcctcctgctcctgatCCAGGTCTTCAGCATGTTCCTGGAGACTCTGGTGGACTTTATCTTGCTGCACAGGGACGACCTCCAGGACTGGctcttcgtcctcctcacaCAGCTGCTGAAGAAGATGGGAGCCGACCTGCTGGGCTCCGTCCAGGCCAAGGTCCAGAAGGCCCTGGACGTCACCAGGTGAGCCGCCGGCCTCCGAGACCCCGGGGCGGACTCTGAGGGCGCAGCAGCTTACCAGaaccctgtcccctgtcccctgtcccctgtccctgCAGAGAGTCCTTCCCCTACGAGCAGCAGTTCAACATCCTGATGCGCTTCATCGTGGACCAGACGCAGACGCCCAACCTGAAGGTGAAGGTGGCCATCCTGCGCTACATCGAGGCTCTGGCTCGACAGATGGACCCGGCCGACTTCGTCAACTCCAGCGAGACTCGTCTGGCCGTGTCCCGCATCATCACGTGGACCACCGAGCCCAAGAGCTCCGACGTCCGCAAGGTGGGAGGACGGGAGGGGACGGGAGGGGACGGGAGGGGACgggagggtgaggggaggggacggCGTTTCAGTGCCTCCTCCGTCTTCCCTCCATTCCTTTTCTGTCGGGTTGTAGTTTGAGTCACTGTCCCTTTGTGTCCTCATGTGTCCACCTCCTCCCGCTCCACCACGCTCTCAGACCCTTCATAACTGGGCGGGGGAGGATTTCTCAGGGCGACCCAGCACCGTGGCCTCTCTGCCTGGGGAGGGCAACCTGGAGGAGAGGTGCAAGCAGGTAGATTCTCCACCGAAGAGCATGAGCGGCGCTAATAACCCGGTCTAACCTCCACAGGAAGTGGACTTTAGGCTCCATCTGTATGGACTGGGAGTGTGTTGGGGTTAAAGGTCATCGgtggtgtgtgttttcattcatcttcttcacactcacacctttaACACTGACCTCTGAGTCCCGTTCTTCTTCTAACAGCGCAGCGTGAATGTTCATGTAGCTCACGGAGTCAGCCTAAGgccgggggggcgggggggggttTTGTGGTGTGGTCTGGTTTTCATCCTGTGCCCCCGTGTCCCTGCAGGCGGCCCAGGTGGTGCTGATCGCCCTCTTTGAGCTCAACACCCCGGAGTTCACCATGCTGCTGGGGGCTCTGCCTAAAACCTTCCAGGACGGGACCACCAAGCTGCTGCACAACCACCTGAGGAACGCCAGCGCCAACACCGCCGTCGCCATGGTaacaccccccccaccaccccatcCAACTACAGTCAGAGTTAGGGATGGGTTCTTCTGAAACGGTGCCGAAAGAAAACATActaactttgtccaaaaactgagactttttttattttttagggcGTTTTGTTctgtgcaagttgaacagaatattaatttaaataatataaatacaactaagagaCAAATGAACCCATATGTTGCCCAGTCTGTGTCTTCTGACCAACGTTTGGCCTTAGCCATTTTCAGGGTTCAACTccaaggaggctaagctaattaaaaactcactggcagCCAAtgcagtctggttactaccgttagcatcTGCACCGTTAGCACCTGCACTGTTTGCATTGGCACCGTTAGCAACAGAACTATTAGCATCAGCATCATTAGCATCtgcactgttagcatcagcaccgttagcatcagtaCCGTTTGCATtggcaccgttagcatcagcatcaTTAGCATCAGCCTCGTCAGCATCTGCACCCATCTCTACCCAGAGTGAATATATTTCCTGAAAGCTctcactgagtttttttttttgggggggtgttCAGGGGTCTCCCAGTAACTCGGCTGGTCGGACGCCTCCTCGTCAGcccagcagcaggagcagcccCCTGACCTCCCCCACCAACTGCTCCCACGGGGGCCTTTCTCCCAGGTAACCTGACCTCCCTCTGTGCCTTTGCGAGCAGCTCACCCTGTGCTCCTCCATCACCGCCACTACTTCCTGTACTCTactaactcctcctcctcttcctcctccccccgcccctcctcttcctccctggCTGGGCGTAGCCGGCTGTGGGGCTGGAGCGCAGACGGCCTCTCCAAGTTCCCCCCTCCAcctttcccctctcctcttcctcctcctcctccacctgccgccccctcctccctcaaGGCCCTGCAGCGAGCTTACTCACCCAGgtaacacccccccccccccccccccccccccccgttccTCCCTCAGTCTCTGTCCTGTCCCTTAGCCTGGTAGACCCAGACCCTGGTGACCCTGGTGTGCTGCAGCCTCCATCCAgtacctgtgtgtctgtgtgtgactcaCCTGTCCGTCACCATGCACGGCTACGCTCTACCTGTCCCCTCCTCCACCCGCCCCCCCAGTCATGGACAAACCTCTGCAGTTAACTGATGATCAGacctgtccctcctcctcctcctcctcctcctcctcctgctgcagcctgaTGGAGTACGACAGTGAGAACCTGAACTCTGAGGAGATCTACAGCTCCCTCCGCGGCGTCACTGAAGCCATCCAGAACTTCAGCTTCCGTAGCCAGGAAGACCTGATGGAGCCTCTGAGACGGGACGCCAAGAGGGACGGCCTGGTGAGGACGCCCTCTAGTGTCAAGGTGAACCAtgtgtcctcctctgctttagTAACTCCGCTGGTGTTTGTCTCAGTCTGGAGTCGGAGCGTCCTCGGAGTCAGACCTGGTGGACGGAGGACGCACCGCCCTGGACAACAAGACGTCTCTGCTGAACACCCCGTCCCCGCGCTCCTTCTCAGGCCCACGCTTCAGGGAGTACAACCCCTACAACTACACGGACGGCAGCATGGGCGCCGCCGACAAGTCCGCCCTGAAGGAGGCGCTGTACGAGGACGCTGTGGAGCAGCTGAGGGACGGTGAGGAGCCgcgggaggacagaggacagaggacagcgctgcgaggctgctgctggtgttttgtgtcattaaaggtgtttgtgtgactCTGTGCAGGTCGACGTCAGGAATGTGGAGAAAACAAGATCCTGAACCCCAGAAGTTTCCCCGGTAACTCCCCCACACTCAAGGTCCACACTCACGTCTCTGAGCTGCGCTAACgccctctgtcctctgtcctccacgTAGCTGTCCCCGCGGAGCAGCTGGAGCTGGTGGGGGAGCTCCTGAAGGAGGTGTCCCAGGGCCAGGCAGGGGAGCGGGGCCCGGAGGAGCGCCGAGGGAccctgctggagctgctgaaggtGGCCCGGGAGGACAGCGCCGTGGTGTGGGAGGAGCACTTCAAGACcatgctgctgctcctcctggagACCCTGGGAGACAAAGACGTAAGGACGGGAGAGGCCCCGTGTCCCCCGTGTCCCTCCGAGAGCGTTCTGTGAAACCCTGTCCTCTGTTTCAGCACACCATCCGAGCCCTGGCCCTGAGGGTCCTGAAGGAGATCCTGAGGAACCAGCCGGGCCGCTTCAAGAACTACGCCGAGCTCACCATCATGAAGACGCTGGAGGCTCACAAGGACTCGCACAAGGAGGTGAGGAGGCATCCGTGATGTCCTGGTCTGCATCTTTACTCCCTCCAGGGACCTGACACTAGAAAAACTAAACGTcttctttcaacaggaagtggtAGCTTTCATATGTGGATCATCTCATGATTTATATTGTAGAGAACATATGAAGCTGAGCACAGACTGAACAGTGAACGGCCTCTAAccagttaaatgttaaatttgcTCGTCATGTAACTAAATGAGTAGGTTTTATCCtctgctaccactagatggcagcctGTAGCCCACTGGAATGAAGCCTACAACTTAACACCAGCGACCAGCAGGAGCTacactgcaacaaaaaacaaggggtggggggagaaaatCCAGGTCTCACCACCTCTTTGTCTTATGTGAAGGTGGTGCGGGCGGCGGAGGAGGCCGCCTCCACCCTGGCCGGCTCCATCCTCCCGGAGCAGTGCATCAAGGTGCTGTGTCCCATCGTGCAGACGGCCGACTACCCCATCAACCTGGCCGCCATCAAGATGCAGACCAGGGCCATCGAACGCATCACCAAGGAGCCTCTGCACCAGCTGCTGCCTGACGTCATCCCTGGACTCCTGCAGGTGACTGAGCTCcctccctggtctggtctggtctggtctggtctggtctgatctggtctggtctggtctgatctggtctggtctgatctggtctgatctgatccgatctgatctgatccggtctgatctggtctggtctggtctggtctggtctggtctgatctggtctggtctggtctggtctggtctggtctggtctgatctggtctactGTTGCAGGGCTACGACAACACGGAGAGCAGCGTGAGGAAGGCCAGCGTCTTCTGCCTGGTGGCCATCTACTCTGTGATCGGGGAGGAGCTGAAGCCCTACCTGGCTCAGCTGACCGGCAGCAAGGTGCCCCGGCTCCGTGGCTCTCCATGATTCACCAGGAAGACCAGGGCCCCTCAGACCACCTCCTCTAACCCTGCTCCTGTTTCCCTCCTGCAGATGAAGCTGCTCAACCTGTACATCAAGAGAGCCCAGACCTCcaccagcaacagcagcagctcctcagaCATCTCCTCCTACTGACCACCAGCTAACACTtaacccacctccacctcctctccctgcTCTTGAACAGCTGATCTAATTATGCGGGAGGTAAGGCGAGCTAGgccctgctccacctcctcctcctcctcctctaccaccACTACAGTCCTGAGCCTTAAGACTTCCTGATGAAGCTGCTCTCTCGTTATCAGTATTCATTAGTTGACTTGCTTTGACACATCAGACCTGGTCGTATGAATGTACCACAGATACCACAGATACCACAGATACCACCGATACCACTGACACCGCTGATACCCCAGATACCACCGATACCACTGACACCGCTGATACCCCAGATACCACAGATACCGGTGATACCACCGATACCACTGATACCACCGATATCTCTGATACCGGTGATACCACTGGTCCTTATGGAGCTTTCAGAATGTTCCTTCCTGGTTTTTACGGTGACCGATCATTTGGCTGGCCAATGATTAGAAGAAGTTTTAGCAGCGTGACACTCATCAGCTGAGCTTCTCTTTACCTGGTTTCTACCTGGGCTCTACCaggctctcctcctcctgctcctcctcctgctcctcctcctcctccagaccaTCCTAGACCAGCGTCCTGGTAGAAGTCCGTCTTTCCAGATATTTTATCCATATTGTGATAAAATGTCACGAGGAATCCAACAAGCTGTGACTCATGTTCTCATTCTCACGCTAAGTTTTATTAGCCTCACCAGCAGCTGTCCGCTCCAGGAACCAGTCCAGGTAGAACCAGACCTTTAAACAGGTGTCACATGAACCTAAACTCTGAACTGGACCTTCACTGCTGTCAAGTCCCGACTACTGTCAGAGAGTGGCTCCCTGATACTGTAAGATAGACACTATTTAAATGAAGACATGTGCCGACGTTAGCAATAAAGCTGAagctcttttgtgttttagaaGTGGCCCgtgctgcagctgctcatcATGACCCTGACACTAAGCACCAGTCACGCctcacaacccccccccctaTTTAATCAGACTGATCCAGAGGCCCCCCCCTCCACGTCTGCATGCAGGAACCATCTAAAAGTCAGCGTACTAACTCTGGGGTGACCCCACAGGGCTGTAAATAAGCTTCGGTGcatgcccccccctccctccctccccctcctgtttcatttcatatttatattccTGTCTGTGACTGTACATATTTACTCGTTCACCTGTGGTAGACTTTGAAATAAACGAtcagacttcttcttctctggtgtcTCTTTATTTCCTGCTGGCGTTCTCGTGTCCTTATTGTGCAGGTGTGCTGAGCGGCCACTAGGTGGCGCCCTCTGTCCTCTGATCCCTGCTGCTGCCGGAGGCTCTTTGTTTGTCCCAGGTGAGAGGAGTGTTTTTTTCCACGTGTTTTGTCTTTAACAAGGGACTCATTAATAAACGGGGGCGTCTCATTGGCTGATCAGAGCAGGTTGGGGGTGGGAGCTTGGACCACGTCTCAGCGGTGGCCTGTTCATCAGTATGCACACGATGTTGAAAATTAATTTCATCAGAGCTGCTCCTGCGCCGCCTcctcctgcgcctcctcctgctcctcctcctgctggaggGCCCTCGTAGTGCATGATTAGCGTGCGTTTCCCCGTCCTGGCTGGGAGTGGCGGCTGGGTCGGGAGGTCGTGCAAATGAAAGAGAACAAGTTCATTGTGAGCTGACTGGCCCATAAATCACGGGCCGCTCTCTATAAATCACGGCAGATGGCAGCGAGCGTGCCGGGGCTCCTGGGACCGCCGTGCATGATGGGAAGGGCCGGGCTGCGCTGCTGCACAAGCGCTGGGGTCACTTCCAGTTTGCGGGTGAGGAAGACGTGAGGTGTGGTgacccgctcctcctcctcctcctcctccccctccctcctcccccccgtccCTGCAGCTCGGCCCGGCCTCACCCGGTGACACCCGGACCCCGGAGGTCCACATGGCGCCCCCCTCTCCTCGCTGGCCTCCACTTAACAGGTCTAATGTGGCTGTTTAATATGGAGACAACTCCATCCAGCTGCTCTGAGACCTGTCAGCCTGACACCAAGTGTCCACCCAGGAGGGGcccactcctccccctcctccccctccttccttaGTCCTCATGATTATTTAACAGAACAGGACTCACCTGCTCAGCTGCACGTGTCCCTGGTTCCTGCTCCAGGATCAGACTCTGAGGAAACTAAAGAAACGTCAGGAGGAACAACCAGGACGTAGCTGTAGCATCGACTGATTGATTCAttgactggttggttggttaATTGGTTAATTGATTATTAGGTTAATTgactggttgattgattgattcattcattcattgtttgattgttttgtcaAATTGTTTGATTAATTGACTGGTTGATTTATTAATTGACTGGTTGATTTAttaattgactgattgattaattgactgattggttgattgattgattgattgattcattggTTGATTTATTAATTGACTGATtgtttgattaattgattgattggctgattgattgattaattaattgattggCTGACTGACTTACAGCACACTGTACCGTACataagaagcagaaaaagaagaattgtGAAGCCTCCATCAGCTCGTAtaacaaacctaaaacacagaaaccagTTGTAGAACGCTGTCGTGTCCATGTGCTCCAGTGTTTCTTATGTTTTCTCAGTAAATGTGGCTAAAACATCGTgggtgcgttccatttacctcagaGGGAGCTGGGAATGACGCCACAGCGTTATCAGAGACATCAACGTTCCAGATACAGAGGAAACTGATCCTTCAAACCTCGtctgaatataataatataacatattaaactgtttaacttccattaaatgtaaatgagctgaTGTGTTATTTCCAGCAATGactctgtttcatttaaatgtagacAAACATCCTCCATTGATCCCGGTCTCACTGACCCTgatggtgtttgtctctgttttacCAGGCTGTAGCTTTTAGCCGTTAGCTCTGCTGGGCTGATCCAGACCCAGTCCTGCAGGGACCATGTAAATCTGAGCCGTCTCTCTGTCATGGTGTTGATGTGGCGTCGTGTTGAGGATCTGCGGGGGTCCAAGGGCAGGCGGATCTTTTcaaggtggactctgtaacgaGCCGGCTCCAGGCCTCTgtccgcccccccaccccctcccctcctacGTCTCTACAGCCGCATTAATGCAAATTATGGAGTGATAATTTAATAAGTTTGCCGGCTTGATCTGTCCTTTTTATTCCAATTATGAGGAGGCAGGGGGTTGCGTTCCATCATCAGAGAATAAACACCATCGATCATCCTCTGAGTGGTTAGCGCTGACAGGCCCAGCCGCTCGCTGCATAAATGAACTGCCGAGCAGCGCTGGCTTCTCCGCTTTAACTTTGGCTCCAGGTCGGGGTCACGATGTGGAGGACCAGGATCCAGCTCCAGACCCGGAGCCTCTCAGGTCcttccagcctcctcctcctcctcctcctcctcctcagcatcGGCGCCTCCCTCTTTAATTGCAGTGGAAAATGATGCAGCTGGTAAAGAAAACAAGCCGTCCACCTCCACACACAGGCTGTTGTTGGCAGGACGGCGCGTCTTCACCAACATTAACCCAGTTAAATCACCGTTGCATCAGGTGCTgaatgtttcatgtgtttttgttgtgttcttcttgGCAAAGCCCTGCAGCTCCCTCTCAACCAAGGTGTATCAGGCCTCTTTGTTCTGAGCAGGAATCAGCTATTTATGACCTTATCTCTCTTTTCACGGGCTATGAAATAATAAGCCTGGTCTTGGGCCgtgatggaggagggggagcagagcaggagtgAGCACACAGAGCCGCTTTGttctctgctttctgctttcTGGCTTTGAAACGGCCCCTCCAGGATAACCTGTTCTCTCCGGCCGACCGCAGCAGGAAAACATCCTCCAAAAAacccaaatcaaatcaaataagcAGCAGCTTTCATGGAGTCTGGAGGAGAACACACAGCGGCTTCCAGAGGCCTCgtctgagggtctgagggtctgagggtctgaggcctggtctgagggtctgaaggtctgaggCCTCGTTTGAgggtctgaaggtctgaggCCTCGTTTGAGGGTCTGAGGCCTCGTCTGAgggtctgaaggtctgaggCCTCgtctgagggtctgagggtctgaaggtct
Encoded here:
- the LOC125000630 gene encoding CLIP-associating protein 1-A-like isoform X22 is translated as MEVSAEYLLEQVMHKDLGKRLQVGQDIVELVLDEEKSPDLEQDQGLLDRMVDAVASSWVNSSNFKVVLLGMDVLSALVSRLQDRFRTQVGTVLPSLIDRLGDAKDQVRDQDQALLLKIMDQAANPQFVWERMMGGFKHKNSRTREGLCLCLISTLNVFGSQSLTLSKIVPHICNLLGDPTGQVRDGAMSCLVEIYRHVGERVRMDLGKKGLPQSRLNVIFSKFDEVQRSGNMVLSPVSDKNFEDDDSVDGGRSSSSSKGASVSGRKAVSMGSFRRPSSSSGSKSAGRDSSAAGAVDEDDFIQAFEDVPTVQIYSNREVEEAMTKIRDVLSDDKRDWELRVAALKKVRSLILAGAVEFDGFLQQLRLMEAAFKLSAKDLRSQVVREACITLGHLSSVLGSRFDHAAEAVMPALLNLVPNSAKVMATSGVAAIRIILRQTHYPRLIPIITSNCTSKSVAVRRRCFDFLDLLLQEWQTSSLERHGAVVMETIKKGIHDADAEARSVARKCYWSFHGHFSREAEHLFQGLESSYQKALQAHLRSGDSVASLPASDQSSSSSQESLNRPLSGRSVAGGSSSSSRPRAAPSSRTPAAASSPGSLQRSRSDVDVNAAASASASARTRMPAVPSAVAASSPFSSASALPPGSYASLGRVRTRRTSSGSGPSGATDSRGRSRGKVVSQSQPGSRSGSPGRLLGSTYGRIPRPTMGTAATSASASTSASASTGLSDKSRPRGHRSQGCSRETSPSRSGLDRLSHQARISASVNAMRILNTGTEVEAAVADALLLGDSRNKRRPVRRRFESPGMYSDDDANSDASSACSERSYSSRNGAMAPHYLRQTEDVAEVLNHCASANWSERKEGLVGLQNLLKGQRMLSRVELKRLCEIFTRMFADPHSKRVFSMFLETLVDFILLHRDDLQDWLFVLLTQLLKKMGADLLGSVQAKVQKALDVTRESFPYEQQFNILMRFIVDQTQTPNLKVKVAILRYIEALARQMDPADFVNSSETRLAVSRIITWTTEPKSSDVRKAAQVVLIALFELNTPEFTMLLGALPKTFQDGTTKLLHNHLRNASANTAVAMGSPSNSAGRTPPRQPSSRSSPLTSPTNCSHGGLSPSRLWGWSADGLSKFPPPPFPSPLPPPPPPAAPSSLKALQRAYSPSLMEYDSENLNSEEIYSSLRGVTEAIQNFSFRSQEDLMEPLRRDAKRDGLSGVGASSESDLVDGGRTALDNKTSLLNTPSPRSFSGPRFREYNPYNYTDGSMGAADKSALKEALYEDAVEQLRDGRRQECGENKILNPRSFPAVPAEQLELVGELLKEVSQGQAGERGPEERRGTLLELLKVAREDSAVVWEEHFKTMLLLLLETLGDKDHTIRALALRVLKEILRNQPGRFKNYAELTIMKTLEAHKDSHKEVVRAAEEAASTLAGSILPEQCIKVLCPIVQTADYPINLAAIKMQTRAIERITKEPLHQLLPDVIPGLLQGYDNTESSVRKASVFCLVAIYSVIGEELKPYLAQLTGSKMKLLNLYIKRAQTSTSNSSSSSDISSY
- the LOC125000630 gene encoding CLIP-associating protein 1-A-like isoform X20, with translation MEVSAEYLLEQVMHKDLGKRLQVGQDIVELVLDEEKSPDLEQDQGLLDRMVDAVASSWVNSSNFKVVLLGMDVLSALVSRLQDRFRTQVGTVLPSLIDRLGDAKDQVRDQDQALLLKIMDQAANPQFVWERMMGGFKHKNSRTREGLCLCLISTLNVFGSQSLTLSKIVPHICNLLGDPTGQVRDGAMSCLVEIYRHVGERVRMDLGKKGLPQSRLNVIFSKFDEVQRSGNMVLSPVSDKNFEDDDSVDGGRSSSSSKGASVSGRKAVSMGSFRRPSSSSGSKSAGRDSSAAGAVDEDDFIQAFEDVPTVQIYSNREVEEAMTKIRDVLSDDKRDWELRVAALKKVRSLILAGAVEFDGFLQQLRLMEAAFKLSAKDLRSQVVREACITLGHLSSVLGSRFDHAAEAVMPALLNLVPNSAKVMATSGVAAIRIILRQTHYPRLIPIITSNCTSKSVAVRRRCFDFLDLLLQEWQTSSLERHGAVVMETIKKGIHDADAEARSVARKCYWSFHGHFSREAEHLFQGLESSYQKALQAHLRSGDSVASLPASDQSSSSSQESLNRPLSGRSVAGGSSSSSRPRAAPSSRTPAAASSPGSLQRSRSDVDVNAAASASASARTRMPAVPSAVAASSPFSSASALPPGSYASLDGSDGRVRTRRTSSGSGPSGATDSRGRSRGKVVSQSQPGSRSGSPGRLLGSTYGRIPRPTMGTAATSASASTSASASTGLSDKSRPRGHRSQGCSRETSPSRSGLDRLSHQARISASVNAMRILNTGTEVEAAVADALLLGDSRNKRRPVRRRFESPGMYSDDDANSDASSACSERSYSSRNGAMAPHYLRQTEDVAEVLNHCASANWSERKEGLVGLQNLLKGQRMLSRVELKRLCEIFTRMFADPHSKRVFSMFLETLVDFILLHRDDLQDWLFVLLTQLLKKMGADLLGSVQAKVQKALDVTRESFPYEQQFNILMRFIVDQTQTPNLKVKVAILRYIEALARQMDPADFVNSSETRLAVSRIITWTTEPKSSDVRKAAQVVLIALFELNTPEFTMLLGALPKTFQDGTTKLLHNHLRNASANTAVAMGSPSNSAGRTPPRQPSSRSSPLTSPTNCSHGGLSPSRLWGWSADGLSKFPPPPFPSPLPPPPPPAAPSSLKALQRAYSPSLMEYDSENLNSEEIYSSLRGVTEAIQNFSFRSQEDLMEPLRRDAKRDGLSGVGASSESDLVDGGRTALDNKTSLLNTPSPRSFSGPRFREYNPYNYTDGSMGAADKSALKEALYEDAVEQLRDGRRQECGENKILNPRSFPAVPAEQLELVGELLKEVSQGQAGERGPEERRGTLLELLKVAREDSAVVWEEHFKTMLLLLLETLGDKDHTIRALALRVLKEILRNQPGRFKNYAELTIMKTLEAHKDSHKEVVRAAEEAASTLAGSILPEQCIKVLCPIVQTADYPINLAAIKMQTRAIERITKEPLHQLLPDVIPGLLQGYDNTESSVRKASVFCLVAIYSVIGEELKPYLAQLTGSKMKLLNLYIKRAQTSTSNSSSSSDISSY
- the LOC125000630 gene encoding CLIP-associating protein 1-A-like isoform X5, which produces MEVSAEYLLEQVMHKDLGKRLQVGQDIVELVLDEEKSPDLEQDQGLLDRMVDAVASSWVNSSNFKVVLLGMDVLSALVSRLQDRFRTQVGTVLPSLIDRLGDAKDQVRDQDQALLLKIMDQAANPQFVWERMMGGFKHKNSRTREGLCLCLISTLNVFGSQSLTLSKIVPHICNLLGDPTGQVRDGAMSCLVEIYRHVGERVRMDLGKKGLPQSRLNVIFSKFDEVQRSGNMVLSPVSDKNFEDDDSVDGGRSSSSSKGASVSGRKAVSMGSFRRPSSSSGSKSAGRDSSAAGAVDEDDFIQAFEDVPTVQIYSNREVEEAMTKIRDVLSDDKRDWELRVAALKKVRSLILAGAVEFDGFLQQLRLMEAAFKLSAKDLRSQVVREACITLGHLSSVLGSRFDHAAEAVMPALLNLVPNSAKVMATSGVAAIRIILRQTHYPRLIPIITSNCTSKSVAVRRRCFDFLDLLLQEWQTSSLERHGAVVMETIKKGIHDADAEARSVARKCYWSFHGHFSREAEHLFQGLESSYQKALQAHLRSGDSVASLPASDQSSSSSQESLNRPLSGRSVAGGSSSSSRPRAAPSSRTPAAASSPGSLQRSRSDVDVNAAASASASARTRMPAVPSAVAASSPFSSASALPPGSYASLDGSDGRVRTRRTSSGSGPSGATDSRGRSRGKVVSQSQPGSRSGSPGRLLGSTYGRIPRPTMGTAATSASASTSASASTGLSDKSRPRGHRSQGCSRETSPSRSGLARSRIPRPSMSQGCSRETSRESSRDTSPARGFSPLDRLSHQARISASVNAMRILNTGTEVEAAVADALLLGDSRNKRRPVRRRFESPGMYSDDDANSDASSACSERSYSSRNGAMAPHYLRQTEDVAEVLNHCASANWSERKEGLVGLQNLLKGQRMLSRVELKRLCEIFTRMFADPHSKRVFSMFLETLVDFILLHRDDLQDWLFVLLTQLLKKMGADLLGSVQAKVQKALDVTRESFPYEQQFNILMRFIVDQTQTPNLKVKVAILRYIEALARQMDPADFVNSSETRLAVSRIITWTTEPKSSDVRKTLHNWAGEDFSGRPSTVASLPGEGNLEERCKQAAQVVLIALFELNTPEFTMLLGALPKTFQDGTTKLLHNHLRNASANTAVAMGSPSNSAGRTPPRQPSSRSSPLTSPTNCSHGGLSPSRLWGWSADGLSKFPPPPFPSPLPPPPPPAAPSSLKALQRAYSPSLMEYDSENLNSEEIYSSLRGVTEAIQNFSFRSQEDLMEPLRRDAKRDGLSGVGASSESDLVDGGRTALDNKTSLLNTPSPRSFSGPRFREYNPYNYTDGSMGAADKSALKEALYEDAVEQLRDGRRQECGENKILNPRSFPAVPAEQLELVGELLKEVSQGQAGERGPEERRGTLLELLKVAREDSAVVWEEHFKTMLLLLLETLGDKDHTIRALALRVLKEILRNQPGRFKNYAELTIMKTLEAHKDSHKEVVRAAEEAASTLAGSILPEQCIKVLCPIVQTADYPINLAAIKMQTRAIERITKEPLHQLLPDVIPGLLQGYDNTESSVRKASVFCLVAIYSVIGEELKPYLAQLTGSKMKLLNLYIKRAQTSTSNSSSSSDISSY